The Chamaesiphon minutus PCC 6605 DNA window AAGATTCGATCGTGTTGCACGTTCGTCCGAGTACCGATATCGCCACAAAACGCGCCCTTGTCGATGAATTTTATCGCCAGCAAATTGAGGCAGCTCTTCCACCGCTGATTGTCAAATGGGAAAAAGTCATGGGTGTGCGTGTTACTAGTTTTACCGTCAGAAAGATGAAAACTAAATGGGGTAGTTGTACGCCAGCTTTACAAACCATCCGCTTCAATCTGGAACTAGCCAAGAAACCAGCCGAGTGCCTGGAATACGTCGTCGTCCACGAATTAGTCCATCTGCTGGAACCAAGTCACAATCGTCGTTTTATCGCTTTTATGGACTCTTTTATGCCCAAGTGGAGATTCGTACAGGCAGAACTCAATCGACTACCAATCAGCGTTGAAAACTGACACATGTGAATCTCCTGGTATATTAGTTGCTATGAGGCTCGATCGACACTGCCACTATTCGAGCGCAAGTTGACAATTTTTAGCCGATCGATTTTCTGATATCCCAACCATCTTTGTCTAAATATTAAATTATCGATCGAGTGTAGTTGTTAATATTAAAATTATCGCTTTTTGTGAATTTTAACTGTTTCTTGTCACTATTTTAATTACTGTTACCACGTAGATCCGACACTATGATTCGAGAAGCGACGATTGCAGATTTACCAGCAATTATTGAAATTTACAACACATCGATTCCCGGACGGATGGCGACGGCAGACTTGGAGCCAGTAACGGTAGCCAGTCGGATGGAATGGTTTTTAGCACACAACCCCGAATTGCGTCCGCTGTGGGTATCAACAGCAGAAGATAAGATCGAGGCATGGTTGAGTTTTCGATCGTTTTACGGACGAGCTGCTTATCGGCATACAGCAGAGATAAGCATCTATGTATCGCCAGATTCGCTCCGCCAAAAATTGGGCGATCGGCTATTATCAAAAGCGATCGAAACCGCACCCCAGCTAGATTTAAAAACACTGGTAGCATTTATTTTCGCCCACAATCAACCCAGTCTCAATCTATTCAAAAAACATGATTTTCAGCAGTGGGGCTACCTCCCGCAAATTGCCGAACTCAATGGAATCGATCGAGATCTAGTTATCTTGGGGCGACAATTATCAATTAACCCCTAGCCCGATCGCCCGGACTAGATTATAGTTAGTCCAATATAAATTTTCACTCTGTCCTTTGAATGACTGCTTTTAGCCCAGAACCGATACTTCGCCGCAAACAACACGCGCTAGACGTGCAAGATCTCGAAGGACTCCTACGTATCCACATCCAATTTAGAGACTCCAAACTATTTTCCGGCTTTTATACCCGCATCGACCAAGTTTTTGTATTGTGGGGTGTTATTACCACAATCGTCTTCGCCACTGCTCAGTTTATCGACTTGAATTGGACGTATCAGGCAGTTGCCTGGTCGATATTAACCCTGATTGGCTCCTGGGGTACCTACCATCTCGCTTGGTATTGGGTAACCGTCGAGCGTCTGCGGTGGGTGGTTTATGCCTGGGTAGGACTGATGATTAGTGGGGTGTTATTGACTAATTGGGGAATTTTTGGTGGTGGCTGGATCGTCTTGCCGCATCTGTGTCAATTGTGGCTGGGATTGAGCGCGATCGGTTATATGATTACAGCGTGGGGACTGCGTTCTCGTGCGCTTTTGTTGAGTGGATTGCTACATCTAGGTGCAATCGCACTTTTACCTTATATTTCAACTTGGCAATTTCTCTTTACAGGAACTATTACCGCAGGTATCCTATTTTTCCTCGCTGAAGTCCAATGGGATATGCAATCTACTACCGACGCCCAATTATTGACCTTAGAACAAAAACAGTTTAACCAACATCAACGCAAACTCAGACAGATTGAAATATGATGTTGTGGTATAACATTACCCAAAATAACCATTTTCAAAACTCATCCAAAAGGACGATCTTCTAATCGAAATAGTTAGCTAATATTGGATTATGGACAGCGGGCAATTTCTTTTGCTAACTTCCTATGATTTGTAAAAAGATAATTTCACGTTCTATTTAATAGAGCAATGCACTGGATGGGGGTTATATCGCAGTGACCCAGTGCTGCCCATCGTAGGAGAGCGACGGTAGAGGGGCAGACAGTGCAGAAGTTAGCATTCTAAATGTCATTTTTAACTGCAAATATTACCGGATCGAGCATCCATTTAGTGTAGAGTTTTTGTCGCTTCCTCTACTTTGTTTCTACTAACGGGGAACTAAACTTCCCATCAGAGCGATCGAAAGTAGAAAATAAATGGATGACTTTCATAACAAAGGCGTAAGTTTGATAAATAATAATTATTTTTAGATCTCATGAGCGCGCGCTTAGGTTAAGGGAATCGACCGCGATTGCCAATAACTTTTAGCAATCTGGTAGATCGATCGAGTCAAGATGATATTATGGCTCAGGTCATTACATCTACTCGTATGTTGAATCTTAGAAAAGTTTGTTGGGGAATGCTGGGAGTCATAGCAATCGGTGCATTCGAGCCTGTGGTTTGGGCGGCAATTCCCGAAATTGAGCCAGTAGTTAGTTTCAGATCTAATTTATTAGCAGCAGATCCGAGCTTTGCCGATATTTTAAAAGGTAATAGCATTCCCACCTCAATTAAATTGAGAGAATTAACTCCCGAATGGCGAGCGATGAGTACCAACGGTCAGTTAGAAATTGGTAACTTTCAAGCCTTTGTCAGTTTATTTGGCGGCGGAGCTTTTGCCAACAATTATTACACCAAAGGCCAAACCGTTACCATTGGTTCCGAGACATATATTGTCGCTTATAGCATACTATCTTTAGCCGAGCGAGTGGCTCCAGATCTAACGCTCAACCTTTCGCTTTTGAACCTAAAAACGATCGGGAGTATGAGCAATATTAGGGCATTTGATACGATCGCTGAAACTAAAGTTTTAGAGAAGCAGCTAGCAAGCCTTCAAATTACGAATCTTTTTGGGGGTAATAAGACAGAAGAAAAGCCAGTCGAAGCACCTGTCGTTCAACCTGCCGAAGTGAAACCGCCAACAACTGTGCGTAAAAAACGCCGTACCATTAGAAAACCTCGTCGCAGACAAATTAGAAGAACTATTAATAGAAATAATTAAGTAACAGTTGGAAATTAAGGACTAATCCGAACTGGATTTGACCTCACCTCAACCCTCTCCCCATTCTGGGAGAGGGAGTAAGATTAAATCTGTTATCTAAGCTGTGTGTTCCTGATTCGAGTCATTACGATCGACGGCGTTGCTGATTCTAGTTACAATTTGCTCTTTTTCGATCTCTTTGCCCCGCTCCCCGCTTTAGCAACGCCTGATTAATTAATTCTCCGTGCTATTTCGTGAGTCATCAGATCGTAAGCCATCTTAGTCTGGGGAAAAATCGCGCGTGCGGCTTGCAACAAATCGTCTAACACGATCGGATTTCCCGGTGCATAGCGGGGGCTAAAATGAGTCAAAATCAGCTCCTTAGCTCCCGCACCCAAAGCGACTTGAGCGGCCATCGTCGAGGTAGAATGCAGCCGATCGAAGGCCATTTCGGCATCCTCATGGGCGAATGTAGACTCATGAATCAACACATCAGCGTCTGCTGCTAATTCGATCGAATTTTCGCAGAATACGGTATCGGTACAATAGACAAATTTGCGCCCGATTTCTGTCTCGCCACATAAATCGCGACCGTTAATTACCCTACCATCTGCTAGAGTAACGACTTCACCATTTTTGAGCTTGCCATAAATCGGCCCTGACGGAATCCCTAATTCTTTAGCCTTCTCTAGATTGAATCTTCCTGACTTGTCGGTTTCACTCACCCGATAACCATAGGCTGGCACCTTGTGCTTGAGCGGGATGCAAGTAACGGTAAAATCTGCCTCCTGATGCACCACTCCCGGCTCGATCGTGTGTACCTTAATCGGATAGTTAAAATGAGTGTAAGAATACTTTTGACACGCCCGTAGATACTCATCTAATCCTTTAGGGCCATAAATATCGATCCGATCCGGACTACCTGCCATCCCATAAGTAGCCAGCAATCCCATCAGCCCAAAAATATGATCGCCATGCAAATGCGTGACAAAGATGCGCCGAATCTGGCTAATTTTGAC harbors:
- a CDS encoding M48 family metallopeptidase, with product MKIHTIDTNARDSELRFYLDEIVVDVVRKNIKNVHLSVYPPAGNVRISAPLRMNLDTIRGFASSKLDWIKKQQQKIRSQTRESPRSYLDRESHYLWGKGYLLNLIEIDAPPQIELRQDSIVLHVRPSTDIATKRALVDEFYRQQIEAALPPLIVKWEKVMGVRVTSFTVRKMKTKWGSCTPALQTIRFNLELAKKPAECLEYVVVHELVHLLEPSHNRRFIAFMDSFMPKWRFVQAELNRLPISVEN
- a CDS encoding GNAT family N-acetyltransferase translates to MIREATIADLPAIIEIYNTSIPGRMATADLEPVTVASRMEWFLAHNPELRPLWVSTAEDKIEAWLSFRSFYGRAAYRHTAEISIYVSPDSLRQKLGDRLLSKAIETAPQLDLKTLVAFIFAHNQPSLNLFKKHDFQQWGYLPQIAELNGIDRDLVILGRQLSINP
- a CDS encoding ribonuclease Z; its protein translation is MQITFLGTSSGVPTRARNVSSIALNLPQRAEVWLFDCGEATQHQLLRCDVKISQIRRIFVTHLHGDHIFGLMGLLATYGMAGSPDRIDIYGPKGLDEYLRACQKYSYTHFNYPIKVHTIEPGVVHQEADFTVTCIPLKHKVPAYGYRVSETDKSGRFNLEKAKELGIPSGPIYGKLKNGEVVTLADGRVINGRDLCGETEIGRKFVYCTDTVFCENSIELAADADVLIHESTFAHEDAEMAFDRLHSTSTMAAQVALGAGAKELILTHFSPRYAPGNPIVLDDLLQAARAIFPQTKMAYDLMTHEIARRIN